A part of Biomphalaria glabrata chromosome 3, xgBioGlab47.1, whole genome shotgun sequence genomic DNA contains:
- the LOC106057000 gene encoding pecanex-like protein 1 isoform X2, producing the protein MGSHILDILRQGIWASLTGGWFYDPQQQVFCNTFHLYLWVFLLAFPLIVYSTLEASILVWSLYSVAIGVLFGIIKVINYRLHHLFDTGEAEEELPAEDGDRSASVEKEEEGKSGGDSKENEYIEMASLGNLLAGGDHGRPLSTVSSQLEMGKDYSNEPLPSPVVASLAQGAKAPLAKLDGDDITMGGSSRISNKLDNSSSGNDDEDSADQDENIPHTITTQADIEPMPICSSASAEVQSIEPSKAQNSNDLGQGYILGTLEMAKLVAAMDEQGSPHATLKRNESLESSKPPDSLPQSNSGTSLGVENHLKQSKWKASTQHPSCSGEAKRSGTPKLRMRKERKAVRRSKSTAEWCPPAKSATKVKLSSQSLNMHEHSNRRVPVQQMSTSSNSDWSDVSIGEVELPDLSSTYEGHNELILSLSHHRKLNLSTGESSGSTLVAQGHHDRPDSPHPNSIHSVPYRSRSRTSSSSSPLHQDCVPYIYNIWPHKNEDADSDSLTSGGADMCSHSTESSSSANIEPHLTSIKPAKDLDLTTPSSPSAEDLAFMRSQGAIPKKIRSKSARQTNPLKESTSPGSTDLSDPEEIRRRLIEILWDPQQHSEELKQLQQFVKMQRSQSESNTTKEKLDDSLARSSKEDEGRSALKLESQEEERKPALTPTEFSALLPASSQLNRPTNRQARRRRRRHSSQQKKHSESPPMAALNQMVGEDGHLATSHDDTTDGAVHWFQDEQGNWMSYSFGENSSGVALNIADLNMNTNASSSVERRRHPHEADKWSLSSIASNSTVIVEESPQIESPSIHLRPDMRSMTSFQINNDAHTLQTLQSILRRNHASNSSTDSDTTHTKTRSSRSAPKPKHYYKFWLWPTKQFLKIHFDRLALLAALDRNISVIENVISILMAVGVGALGAMMISSDFYHDFFLLLFCFIMASCQYSLLKSVQPDAASPMHGYNRLIVFSRPFYFCVCCSIVLLLQYGIHIVHNKPIYLYGIPFTISSALTFLQNFFKIFILFFPVLFTLGLLPQVSTFLMYMLEQIDMHIFGGNATTSLFTSFYCVCRSCMALLILYGFSYASLKGIGGSEYQCDSNIEEAAQNVPFSILCGLIVSTAYHLSRSASDPGVLWMLLNGVLTHKKDEIKIQKETEVSGETTELVDPLPAKLKTCLIQRLQSDVLVCIAVTILTFAVHVSTAFTSPALQPDLSDALYLLAASVGFLVHYIIPQTRKEMPWLCCSHPLLRSKEWMYYEVKEPPKVIWIEQLYLGLRFFERNIIYTVVCLCATTTSAPIIICKFGNYAGPVIILICSLKMLRFAFSDTPRQYLIIAFTYFFFKYDFRWSSETFLIDYFFISIFFCKFCDFMLKLSFIITYIAPWQITWGSAFHAFAQPFSVPHSAMLFLQATVSALFSTPLNPFLGSAIFFTSYVRPVKFWERDYNTKRVDHTNTRLASQLERNPGADDNNLNSIFYEHLTRSLQHSLCGDLLLGRWGNYTQGDCFIMASDYLNALVHIIEVGNGLVTFQLRGLEFRGTYCQQREVEAITEGVDDNERFCCFEPGHLPHFLSLNAAFNQRWLAWEVVVSKYILEGYSISDNSAATMLQVFELRKALITYYIKSIIYYTVRSPRLEEWVDNQSIRQALHAMEDDNYVDLDPTFNLHVDEDYDFRQQGISRTSFCHIYLTWIQHCANRRHKEIDNTKPSMLVTLCYALSLLGRRALSAASHNSTRPHQKYMMNVDFFLFGLHALFKGDFRIQSQRDEWVFADMDMMRRVVAPAVRMSLKLHQDHFTSPDEYDDSQVLYDAITEHESNMVISHEADPAWRNAVLSNVPSLLALRHVFDEGSDEYKIIMLNKRYLSFRVVKVNRECVRGLWAGQQQELIFLRNRNPERGSIQNAKQALRNMINSSCDQPIGYPIYVSPLTTSYSTTHDQLANVPVIGGEFKFSAVRCFFTSLWNRMRQRCDATCAGGSASFELDLPYTVSHQMAAATIGSTPRLTMNTQQIDIPLQTLGNRGSLISTASSASKVNTLASLANLTSLINDTSLKDNLPHRVRIVDPTLVYDTINLGRRGDVLWPNEDWRVAGGKSGWKDWTPKKGMEGTIVHQWTPGNTEPTRRSNLEKTIILVQFKDHFVPIAENGVLDLGAEV; encoded by the exons ATGGGATCTCATATACTGGATATTCTTCGCCAAGGGATATGGGCATCTCTAACTGGAGGCTGGTTCTACGATCCTCAACAGCAGGTTTTTTGCAACACTTTTCATCTCTACCTATGGGTGTTCCTTCTTGCTTTTCCTCTTATTGTATATTCA ACATTAGAGGCTTCTATATTGGTATGGAGCCTTTACAGTGTGGCAATTGGAGTTTTGTTTGGCATCATCAAGGTGATAAACTACAGGCTGCACCACTTATTTGATACTGGCGAGGCAGAAGAGGAGTTGCCTGCTGAGGATGGTGATAGGTCTGCCTCTgtggaaaaagaagaagaaggaaaGAG TGGCGGGGACAGCAAAGAGAATGAGTACATTGAAATGGCTAGCTTGGGTAACTTATTGGCTGGCGGAGATCATGGTCGACCTCTGAGTACTGTTTCCTCTCAATTAGAAATGGGTAAAGATTACTCAAATGAGCCTTTGCCATCCCCTGTTGTTGCCAGCCTAGCTCAAGGAG CTAAAGCTCCATTGGCCAAGTTGGATGGTGATGACATCACAATGGGAGGATCAAGCAGAATCTCAAATAAGTTAGACAATTCTAGCAGTGGGAATG ATGATGAAGATTCTGCTGACCAAGATGAAAACATTCCTCACACCATAACAACTCAGGCTGACATAGAACCCATGCCCATTTGTTCTAGTGCTTCAGCAGAGGTCCAGTCAATTGAACCATCTAAAGCACAGAACTCAAATGACCTTGGACAGGGGTATATTCTTGGAACTCTTGAAATGGCCAAGCTGGTAGCAGCCATGGATGAACAAGGTAGTCCCCATGCTACCTTGAAAAGAAATGAGTCCCTGGAAAGTTCTAAGCCACCAGATAGTTTACCTCAGTCAAATTCAGGGACATCTCTCGGGGTTGAAAATCATTTGAAACAAAGCAAGTGGAAAGCGTCTACGCAGCATCCAAGTTGCAGTGGGGAAGCTAAAAGGTCAGGGACACCTAAATTGAGGATGAGAAAAGAACGTAAAGCTGTAAGGCGAAGCAAGAGCACAGCTGAGTGGTGCCCTCCTGCCAAATCAGCAACTAAAGTAAAACTGTCCTCGCAATCTTTAAACATGCATGAACATTCTAATCGCAGGGTACCTGTCCAACAGATGTCTACATCCAGTAATAGTGACTG GTCAGATGTTAGTATTGGAGAGGTGGAGCTCCCTGACCTGTCCTCGACATATGAAGGTCATAATGAGCTGATCCTTTCACTTAGCCATCACCGTAAACTGAACTTGAGCACAGGGGAATCATCTGGCTCCACCCTAGTGGCCCAGGGACATCATGACAGGCCAGATAGCCCTCATCCTAACTCCATCCATTCTGTTCCCTACAGGTCCCGTAGCAGAACCTCTTCATCCTCATCTCCCTTACATCAGGACTGTGTTCCCTACATATATAACATCTGGCCACACAAAAACGAGGATGCTGACAGTGACTCATTAACATCAGGAG ggGCAGATATGTGCTCACACAGTACAGAGTCCAGTAGTTCAGCCAACATAGAACCCCATCTTACAAGCATAAAGCCAGCCAAAGATTTGGACTTGACCACACCCAGCAGCCCCTCTGCAGAAGATTTGGCTTTCATGCGAAGTCAAGGAGCTATTCCAAAAAAAATCAGGTCCAAATCTGCTCGCCAGACCAATCCACTGAAAG AATCAACAAGTCCCGGCTCAACTGACTTGTCTGATCCTGAGGAAATAAGACGTCGACTCATTGAAATACTTTGGGACCCACAACAACATAGTGAGGAACTTAAGCAGCTGCAACAGTTTGTTAAAATGCAAA GAAGCCAGTCTGAGAGTAACACCACAAAAGAGAAACTTGATGATTCTCTAG cCCGATCCAGTAAAGAAGATGAAGGGAGATCAgcattaaaattagaaagtcaagaagaagaaagaaaacctGCATTAACTCCCACTGAATTCAGTGCGCTGTTACCGGCCAGCTCCCAACTCAATCGTCCTACAAACAGACAGGCCAg gAGAAGACGCAGGCGCCACTCCAGTCAGCAAAAGAAACACTCAGAGTCTCCTCCAATGGCAGCATTGAATCAGATGGTTGGCGAGGATGGTCACTTGGCTACATCCCATGATGACACAACAGATGGTGCAGTCCACTGGTTTCAGGATGAACAgg gcAATTGGATGTCATATTCTTTTGGAGAGAACAGCTCTGGTGTTGCACTAAACATAGCTGACTTAAATATGAATACTAATGCCAGCAGCTCTGTTGAGAGGCGACGTCACCCTCATGAGGCAGACAA GTGGTCACTTTCCTCTATAGCATCTAACTCTACGGTTATTGTTGAGGAATCCCCTCAAATAGAGAGCCCCAGTATCCACCTTCGACCTGACATGCGGTCCATGACCAGTTTTCAAATCAACAATGATGCTCACACTCTACAGACATTACAGTCTATACTGCGCAGAAATCACGCCTCAAACTCATCCACAGACAGTGACACGACTCACACTAAGACCCGGTCCAGTCGCAGTGCTCCTAAACCTAAGCATTATTACAAATTCTGGCTATGGCCCACAAAACAGtttctaaaaatacattttgatcgtCTTGCACTTTTAGCAGCATTAGATAG GAATATATCTGTGATAGAAAATGTGATCTCCATACTTATGGCTGTTGGTGTTGGTGCACTGGGCGCCATGATGATCTCCTCAGATTTCTACCATGACTTCTTCCTTCTCCTCTTCTGTTTCATCATGGCCAGCTGTCAGTATAGCTTGCTAAAG AGTGTGCAGCCTGATGCCGCATCACCAATGCAT GGCTACAATCGACTGATTGTCTTTAGCCGTCCTTTCTATTTCTGTGTGTGTTGTTCCATAGTTCTTCTTCTACAGTATGGCATTCATATAGTCCACAACAAACCCATCTATCTGTATGGCATTCCATTCACAATCTCTTCAGCTCTGACATTCCTTCAGAACTTTTTCAAAA TATTTATCCTATTTTTTCCTGTGTTATTTACTCTGGGACTTTTGCCTCAAGTCTCAACATTTCTAATGTACATGTTAGAACAAATAGACATGCATATATTTGGTGGCAATG ccactACCAGCTTATTCACTTCCTTTTACTGTGTATGCCGTAGTTGCATGGCCCTTCTTATTTTATATGGATTCTCATATGCCTCACTAAAG GGCATAGGTGGCTCAGAGTACCAGTGTGACAGTAATATTGAGGAAGCAGCTCAGAATGTGCCTTTTTCCATTCTCTGTGGTCTCATTGTGTCCACAGCTTACCACCTAAGTAGATCTGCTAGTGATCCGGGTGTCTTATG GATGCTTTTGAATGGAGTTTTAACACATAAAAAAGATGAgatcaaaatacaaaaagaaacagAAGTAAGTGGGGAAACTACAGAACTTGTTGATCCTTTGCCTGCCAAGCTCAAGACTTGTTTG atTCAGCGGTTACAGTCTGATGTGTTGGTCTGCATTGCAGTGACTATCTTGACATTTGCTGTTCATGTCAGCACTGCATTCACAAGTCCAGCACTTCAG cctGACCTCAGTGATGCATTGTACCTGTTAGCAGCCAGTGTTGGTTTCCTTGTCCATTACATTATTCCTCAAACCAGAAAAGAGATGCCCTGGCTTTGTTGTTCCCATCCTTTGTTACGTAGTAAGGAATGGATGTATTATGAAGTGAAAG AACCACCAAAAGTTATTTGGATAGAACAGCTCTACCTAGGCCTGAGGTTTTTTGAAAGGAATATTATATATACTGTTGTCTGTTTATGTGCAACCACTACATCTGCTCCAATAATCATTTGCAAGTTTGGAAACTA TGCTGGACCAGTTATCATCCTAATCTGCAGTCTCAAAATGCTGCGGTTTGCCTTCTCTGATACTCCTAGACAATACCTGATCATTGCCTTTACATATTTCTTCTTCAAATATGACTTTAGGTGGTCTTCAGAGACGTTCctcattgattatttttttatttccatttttttctgtAAG TTTTGTGATTTCATGTTGAAACTGAGTTTTATCATCACTTACATTGCTCCATGGCAGATCACCTGGGGCTCAGCTTTCCATGCCTTTGCTCAGCCTTTCAGTGTACCTC ATAGTGCAATGTTATTCCTGCAAGCCACTGTGTCTGCTTTATTCTCTACCCCCTTAAATCCATTTCTAGGAAGTGCCATATTTTTTACATCCTATGTTAGACCAGTCAAGTTTTGGGAAAGAGATTACAA CACCAAACGTGTTGATCACACCAACACAAGATTGGCATCTCAGTTAGAAAGAAATCCAG GAGCAGATGACAATAACTTGAATTCCATATTTTATGAGCATTTGACTAGATCACTGCAGCACAGTCTATGTGGGGATCTGCTGCTTGGTCGCTGGGGGAACTACACTCAGGGAGATTGTTTTATCATGGCTTCTGACTACTTGAATGCATTGGTGCACATTATTGAAGTGGGCAATGGACTTGTCACTTTTCAGCTTAGaggtttagagtttagag GTACATATTGCCAGCAGAGGGAAGTTGAAGCTATAACAGAAGGAGTAGATGACAATGAAA GGTTTTGTTGCTTTGAGCCTGGCCACCTTCCCCACTTTCTGTCTTTGAATGCAGCCTTCAACCAGAGGTGGCTGGCTTGGGAAGTTGTGGTCTCCAAGTACATCCTGGAAGGCTACAGTATATCAGACAACAGCGCAGCCACTATGTTGCAAGTATTTGAACTCAGGAAAGCTCTTATCACCTATTACATTAAG AGCATTATTTACTATACCGTCCGATCACCAAGGCTGGAGGAATGGGTGGACAATCAATCCATTAGACAGGCTCTTCATGCCATGGAGGATGACAACTATGTAGACTTGGACCCCACCTTCAATCTGCATGTGGATGAAGACTATGACTTCCGGCAACAGGGGATCTCTCGCACTAGTTTTTGTCACATCTACTTGACTTGGATACAACACTGTGCCAACCGTAGACACAAG gaaattGATAATACCAAACCCTCCATGCTAGTCACTTTGTGTTACGCTCTTAGCCTGCTGGGTCGTCGTGCTCTCAGTGCTGCATCCCATAATTCCACAAG ACCGCATCAAAAATATATGATGAA CgtagatttctttttgtttggccTGCATGCACTATTTAAAGGAGACTTCAGAATTCAGTCTCAGAGAGATGAGTGGGTATTTGCAGACATGGACATGATGAGACGGGTGGTAGCCCCTGCTGTTCGCATGTCTCTTAAGCTTCATCAG GATCATTTCACTTCTCCCGATGAGTACGATGACAGCCAGGTACTGTATGATGCTATCACTGAACACGAGTCCAACATGGTCATCTCACATGAAGCTGATCCTGCCTGGAGGAATGCTGTCTTGTCAAATGTCCCATCACTCTTGGCTTTAAG ACATGTCTTTGATGAAGGCTCAGATGAATACAAGATTATTATGTTAAATAAAAGATACTTGAGTTTCAGAGTAGTTAAG GTCAATCGTGAATGTGTCAGAGGCTTGTGGGCAGGGCAACAGCAGGAGCTAATATTCTTAAGAAACCGTAATCCAGAAAGAGGCAGCATTCAAAATGCCAAGCAGGCCCTTCGCAACATGATTAATTCTTCCTGTGACCAGCCTATCGGCTACCCAATTTATGTGTCCCCACTGACCACATCCTATTCAACCACACATGACCAGCTGGCTAATGTCCCAGTGATAGGGGGAGAGTTTAAGTTCAGTGCTGTGCGCTGTTTTTTTACATCCCTTTGGAACAG